One window from the genome of Pelobates fuscus isolate aPelFus1 chromosome 13, aPelFus1.pri, whole genome shotgun sequence encodes:
- the LOC134582668 gene encoding SLAM family member 9-like: MHVTFNVWMLLMFSLQHYVDSMTQCDNMKTIIRAEGVDVSLQLDKSGIKEVSWLMGGRHIATTKSMDTIDVKSQIFKGRLSQISSNSLKIKEITRMDEGLYVAHIFMKSGQEFVQCYNISIHRKLTKDNIFVLPNIYHNGSCAVSLTCKVNLTDVTVTWNRDDLAMTNDTLYLDNVEPSSNYSCTAINQVSNASIDVKPWNYCRTAKDVEGVTDIPTVYAQVKQDRRESFATIYSEVKKTNTFPRLIY; this comes from the exons ATGCATGTGACATTTAACGTCTGGATGCTGCTTATGTTCTCTCTTCAACACT ATGTTGACTCCATGACACAATGTGACAATATGAAAACCATTATCCGTGCAGAGGGAGTAGATGTCAGCTTACAATTGGATAAGTCTGGTATAAAAGAGGTCTCTTGGCTTATGGGAGGAAGACACATCGCTACAACCAAGTCCATGGACACCATTGATGTAAAATCTCAGATATTTAAAGGTAGACTGAGTCAGATTTCCAGTAATTCCTTGAAGATTAAAGAAATAACCAGAATGGACGAAGGACTCTACGTGGCACATATATTTATGAAGAGTGGGCAAGAATTTGTTCAGTGCTACAATATCAGTATACACA GGAAATTGACAAAGGACAATATATTTGTCCTTCCCAACATCTACCATAATGGGAGCTGTGCAGTGTCCTTAACTTGTAAAGTAAATCTAACAGATGTGACTGTCACCTGGAATAGAGATGACCTAGCCATGACAAATGACACACTCTATCTGGACAATGTTGAACCAAGCAGTAACTACAGTTGCACAGCAATTAATCAAGTCAGTAATGCCTCCATTGATGTAAAGCCGTGGAATTACTGCCGAACGGCAAAAG atgTGGAAGGTGTGACAGATATACCGACTGTCTATGCTCAG GTGAAACAAGACAGAAGAGAAAGTTTTGCAACAATATATAgtgaagttaaaaaaacaaacacttttccaAGACTGATATATTGA
- the LOC134582817 gene encoding high affinity immunoglobulin gamma Fc receptor I-like: MLFLEGAVRPVVSFNPNWGKIFTGETLSLTCNVDSVGREVQEYIWYKDDKLLTTRSKQFIIKNAETHDSANYRCQTATSDRSDAVKLDVSYDWIILQVPHYVCEGDDVTLRCHNIQGHNANRTIFYNSDNNVIQDSESDLVSLKNVRLSMSGAYRCTKELSGGKYSTEAMLSVRDLFSQPQILVNPYAPKEGANVTLMCDTSVSMLRTSTELQFAFYRNGQNVQEFGLSNKYQIYSAQAGNSEDFTCEVKTSTSNVKKISRVTRFQILELFSFPQTKASPQDVTEGAEMTLTCDTIPQDVIDLKFAFYRDEEMVQGFNSSNKFQVQSAQLENSGNYTCEVRASNYNVKKRSRMLHIQVQELFSYPKIKLIYDLLVEGGNLTLSCDSNSTLLGNTTELLFAFYRNEQNVQEFGLSNKYEVESAQVADSGVYNCKVITANNKVMKISKGLNVQIQGTINYTSNNIIRMTLSACILIITLCIFLHHMKNDVMKTYDD, translated from the exons ATGTTGTTTCTAGAAGGTGCTGTCAGACCTGTGGTCTCATTTAATCCAAACTGGGGAAAAATATTCACAGGCGAAACTCTCAGTCTCACTTGTAACGTGGATTCAGTGGGACGGGAAGTCCAGGAATATATCTGGTACAAAGATGACAAGCTTCTAACCACGAGGTCAAAGcagtttataataaaaaatgccGAGACACACGACAGTGCCAACTACCGGTGCCAGACCGCAACAAGTGACAGAAGTGATGCTGTAAAGTTGGACGTTAGTTATG ACTGGATCATCCTGCAAGTGCCGCACTATGTTTGTGAAGGAGATGATGTTACTCTGAGATGTCATAATATTCAAGGACACAACGCAAATAGGACAATATTCTACAACTCGGATAATAATGTTATACAGGACTCAGAAAGTGATTTGGTTTCACTTAAAAATGTCCGTTTGAGCATGTCTGGAGCATACCGATGTACTAAAGAATTATCAGGTGGAAAATATTCCACTGAAGCCATGCTGTCTGTCAGAG ACCTGTTCTCTCAACCACAAATATTGGTGAACCCATATGCACCGAAAGAAGGTGCTAATGTGACCCTCATGTGTGACACAAGTGTCAGCATGCTCAGAACATCTACAGAACTACAGTTTGCATTCTACAGAAATGGGCAAAATGTACAAGAATTTGGTTTATCCAATAAATACCAGATTTATTCAGCTCAGGCTGGGAATTCCGAAGACTTTACCTGTGAAGTAAAGACCTCAACCAGCAACGTAAAGAAGATAAGCCGCGTGACGCGTTTCCAGATATTGG AACTGTTCTCATTCCCTCAAACTAAAGCAAGCCCTCAGGATGTGACAGAAGGTGCGGAGATGACCTTGACATGTGACACAATCCCTCAAGATGTCATAGACCTGAAGTTTGCTTTCTACAGAGATGAAGAGATGGTGCAGGGGTTCAATTCATCCAATAAGTTCCAGGTTCAGTCAGCTCAGCTGGAGAACTCGGGAAATTATACCTGTGAGGTCAGAGCATCAAACTACAATGTAAAGAAGAGAAGCCGCATGTTACATATCCAGGTACAAG aGTTGTTTTCTTACCCAAAGATTAAACTGATTTATGATCTGCTGGTGGAAGGGGGTAACTTGACCCTGTCTTGCGACTCAAATTCGACTCTGCTTGGAAATACTACGGAATTACTGTTTGCATTCTACAGAAATGAACAGAATGTGCAAGAATTCGGTTTATCCAATAAATATGAGGTTGAGTCAGCTCAGGTGGCGGACTCTGGAGTTTATAACTGTAAAGTCATAACTGCAAATAACAAAGTGATGAAGATAAGTAAAGGACTAAACGTTCAGATACAAG GTACCATTAATTATACGTCGAACAACATAATAAGGATGACACTGTCCGCATGTATATTGATCATCACGTTGTGTATTTTCTTACATCACATGAAGAATGATGTTATGAAGACGTATGACGATTGA